Proteins encoded within one genomic window of [Enterobacter] lignolyticus SCF1:
- a CDS encoding acyltransferase family protein has translation MKNRNEIIDIGRAMAVMLVTAFHIFVWSKSTGYDLPLGFNTMGIAGNGWVGVGMFFVLSGYCMAGSAKRIFSDGHANINSYLIYMFNRYLRISGPYYVSIIFWVVAINIFGVAVKPTGAIDVLSHLFYIHNLNENTFFSISGVYWSLAVEMQFYILLPFLIIFFKSNASLLALLLILFVLSISLNCYSENKLLTWGIPSYLYLFVLGWLCATYQERISRIVSKDSVFYLTILIFVFSLLYKGGSFNNQVKTYEIIVSTVFSLLLVSSISKFSTLKDNFIVKSAAFIGRASFTIYLYNYVFWVFDRDGVSNVSKLLIFCFVILFGCLMYFIIEKNTEKFRKTIMRKVNQNSYVISAENT, from the coding sequence ATGAAAAATAGAAATGAAATTATAGACATAGGAAGAGCCATGGCCGTTATGCTTGTCACGGCCTTCCATATTTTTGTTTGGTCAAAATCAACTGGCTACGACCTTCCGTTAGGCTTTAATACCATGGGTATAGCAGGTAATGGGTGGGTTGGGGTTGGTATGTTTTTTGTACTATCGGGTTACTGCATGGCTGGTTCTGCGAAACGAATATTCTCAGATGGGCATGCTAATATAAATTCATATTTAATATATATGTTTAATCGCTACCTCAGAATATCTGGGCCTTATTATGTATCAATCATATTTTGGGTTGTGGCAATCAACATATTTGGAGTGGCAGTCAAGCCCACCGGTGCTATAGATGTGTTAAGCCATCTGTTTTATATTCACAACCTTAATGAAAATACTTTTTTTAGTATAAGTGGTGTGTATTGGTCGTTAGCCGTGGAGATGCAGTTTTACATACTTCTTCCATTTTTAATTATTTTTTTCAAAAGCAATGCAAGTCTTCTTGCATTGCTTTTAATATTGTTTGTTTTATCCATTTCATTGAATTGTTATTCTGAGAATAAATTGTTAACATGGGGGATTCCATCATATCTGTACCTATTTGTTCTAGGGTGGTTGTGTGCAACTTATCAGGAGCGTATTAGCCGTATAGTATCAAAAGATAGTGTATTTTATCTTACGATTTTGATTTTTGTTTTTTCATTACTATATAAAGGTGGTTCTTTTAATAATCAAGTAAAAACTTACGAAATAATTGTTTCAACAGTTTTTTCATTGTTATTAGTTTCGTCGATATCGAAATTTTCCACTTTAAAGGATAACTTCATTGTAAAGAGTGCTGCTTTTATAGGAAGAGCCTCGTTTACTATATATTTATACAATTATGTTTTTTGGGTTTTCGATAGAGATGGTGTTAGCAATGTTTCTAAGCTTCTTATATTCTGTTTTGTTATTTTATTCGGATGCTTAATGTATTTTATAATTGAAAAGAATACCGAGAAATTTAGAAAAACAATAATGAGAAAAGTTAATCAAAACTCTTATGTCATTAGCGCAGAGAATACATAA
- a CDS encoding oxidoreductase yields the protein MNNVIVQDGKQINIALIGYGFVGKTFHAPLIRAVEGLNLAVVASRDEEKVKRDLPDVTVIASPEEAIVHPDVDLVVIASPNATHAPLATLALNAGKHVVVDKPFTLDMQEARALIALAQEKKRLLSVFHNRRWDSDYLGIQQVIAQGLIGKVKHFESHIDRFRPEVRVRWREQNVPGSGLWFDLGPHLIDQALQLFGLPQSVQGNIATLRPGAEINDWAHVVLNYPDHKVILHCSMLVAGGVSRFTVHGDKGSVVKQKADQQESQLLAGVVPGSAAWGQDDDSLVLFGADLQPQALKTPDGDQRQYYMHVRDALTGKTENPVSPLQALAVMAVLEAAVRSAESGSQQTVSLTADEIAQLQ from the coding sequence ATGAATAACGTCATTGTGCAGGATGGTAAGCAGATTAACATTGCATTGATCGGTTATGGGTTCGTCGGCAAGACGTTTCACGCGCCGCTGATCCGTGCGGTTGAGGGGCTCAATCTGGCCGTTGTGGCCTCCCGCGATGAAGAGAAGGTTAAGCGCGACCTTCCTGATGTGACCGTCATCGCCTCGCCTGAAGAAGCGATTGTGCATCCGGATGTCGATCTGGTGGTGATTGCTTCCCCTAATGCAACGCACGCGCCGCTGGCAACGCTGGCGCTGAACGCCGGTAAACACGTGGTGGTGGATAAACCGTTCACGCTGGACATGCAGGAAGCCAGAGCGCTTATCGCGCTGGCCCAGGAGAAAAAACGGCTGCTCTCCGTCTTCCATAACCGCCGCTGGGACAGCGATTATCTGGGCATCCAGCAGGTCATTGCCCAGGGACTTATCGGTAAGGTTAAGCATTTTGAATCGCATATCGACCGCTTCCGCCCGGAAGTCCGCGTCCGCTGGCGCGAGCAAAACGTGCCGGGCAGCGGTCTGTGGTTTGATTTGGGGCCGCACCTGATTGACCAGGCGCTGCAGCTGTTCGGTCTGCCGCAGTCGGTGCAGGGGAACATCGCGACGCTGCGCCCTGGCGCCGAGATCAACGACTGGGCGCATGTGGTCTTAAACTATCCGGATCACAAGGTCATTCTGCATTGCAGCATGCTGGTTGCCGGCGGCGTGTCGCGGTTTACCGTACATGGCGATAAGGGCAGCGTGGTGAAGCAAAAGGCCGACCAGCAGGAAAGCCAGCTGCTGGCGGGCGTGGTTCCCGGCAGTGCGGCCTGGGGGCAGGATGACGACAGCCTTGTCTTGTTTGGCGCCGACCTGCAGCCTCAGGCGCTGAAAACGCCGGACGGCGATCAGCGCCAGTACTATATGCACGTCCGTGATGCATTAACCGGTAAGACTGAAAACCCGGTCTCTCCGCTGCAGGCGCTGGCGGTGATGGCGGTCCTCGAGGCAGCAGTACGCTCGGCGGAATCGGGGTCGCAGCAAACCGTTAGCCTGACAGCGGACGAGATAGCCCAGCTGCAATAA
- a CDS encoding acyltransferase family protein: MKKTTSEILERGNNNFDLLRIIAASAVIIYHSFALNPSWGLTDPTKNILTYVTTGGLAVKLFFFISGLLVTNSLLKNKSLVHFIISRAFRIIPALYFVILVPSLFIGPLLTSLSAHEYYSSGLLYEYIFRNLIIDTRYFLPGVSFENTYGFNGSIWTIRYEALCYITLAFLFSIGLHKYTKLSSIICLIIIFEPITPFKGFLFASSDNNGIYLLAPCFALGSLVALHKNSYRPSVWHAVALLIAAVIFHRYEITFSLLVCCSACLFALSLSANRWFIKLKIKNDISYGVYLWGFPIQQILSKYQDLGPVFGITASLFLSYLVASFSWKYIEKPAITLGKKISSSFVYSLPQEKNRPTDS, from the coding sequence TTGAAAAAAACAACTTCTGAGATACTAGAAAGAGGCAATAATAATTTCGATCTTCTTAGAATAATTGCTGCATCAGCAGTAATTATTTATCACTCATTTGCCTTGAATCCCTCATGGGGGCTAACTGATCCAACCAAAAACATTTTAACTTATGTTACAACTGGTGGACTGGCAGTAAAATTGTTCTTTTTTATAAGCGGATTATTGGTTACAAACAGTTTACTCAAAAATAAATCCTTAGTTCACTTTATAATTTCAAGAGCGTTTAGGATCATCCCCGCATTGTACTTTGTAATTTTAGTTCCTTCTTTATTCATAGGTCCATTATTGACATCTCTGTCGGCACATGAGTATTATTCATCAGGACTACTTTACGAATATATATTTCGTAACTTAATTATTGATACTAGATATTTTTTGCCGGGAGTGTCATTCGAAAACACGTATGGATTTAATGGTTCGATATGGACAATAAGGTATGAGGCACTCTGCTATATAACTCTCGCATTTCTTTTCTCAATTGGCTTGCATAAATACACGAAACTTTCTTCAATAATATGTTTAATCATAATCTTTGAACCTATCACACCGTTTAAGGGTTTTTTATTTGCATCTTCCGATAACAATGGAATTTACCTCCTGGCACCGTGTTTCGCTCTTGGTTCACTGGTTGCTTTGCATAAGAATTCATACAGACCATCTGTATGGCATGCAGTTGCTTTGCTCATAGCAGCAGTAATTTTTCATAGGTACGAAATCACTTTTTCCCTGTTAGTTTGTTGTTCTGCATGTCTGTTTGCACTGAGTCTCTCAGCTAATCGTTGGTTTATTAAACTAAAAATAAAAAATGATATCTCATATGGTGTATATTTATGGGGATTCCCTATCCAACAGATACTTTCTAAATATCAGGATTTGGGACCAGTATTTGGCATCACAGCATCACTATTCCTTTCATATTTGGTAGCCTCATTCTCATGGAAGTACATAGAAAAACCAGCTATAACGTTAGGAAAAAAAATTTCCAGTTCTTTTGTTTATTCTTTGCCACAAGAAAAAAATAGACCAACAGATAGTTAG
- a CDS encoding DeoR/GlpR family DNA-binding transcription regulator: MHKTARQKYLLDLLSEYGQVNIAELVETLQVSADTVRRDLADLEKQGLAQKNHGGAIALDLSAMNRKGRSALLPETKQRLGRMVAEKIPAGSTLFLDAGSTVMAVATQLQGPMTVITASLDIAQSLSDRHDIQLILLGGRWDQQQRLFAGSATLSLLERYRADIAILGACAIHARLGLSASQEADTDVKRAMLAGSTRHWLVADHTKLNHCEPYLVAGLSDIHQLFLDRPWEELGDAGSVQVNIANAT, translated from the coding sequence ATGCATAAAACCGCCAGACAAAAATATTTGCTTGATCTGCTTAGTGAATACGGGCAGGTCAACATTGCCGAGCTCGTAGAGACACTGCAGGTTTCTGCAGACACCGTGCGCCGCGATCTGGCCGACCTCGAAAAACAGGGGCTGGCGCAGAAAAACCACGGCGGCGCCATCGCTCTCGATCTTTCCGCCATGAACCGCAAAGGCCGGAGCGCGCTGCTGCCGGAAACGAAGCAGCGCTTAGGCAGAATGGTCGCGGAGAAGATCCCGGCAGGATCGACGCTGTTTCTCGATGCGGGAAGCACCGTCATGGCCGTCGCTACGCAGCTGCAGGGGCCGATGACGGTTATTACGGCGTCGCTTGATATTGCCCAGTCGCTCAGCGACCGCCACGACATCCAGCTGATCCTGCTGGGCGGCAGGTGGGATCAGCAGCAGCGCCTGTTTGCCGGTAGCGCGACGCTGTCGCTGCTGGAGAGATACCGGGCCGACATTGCGATCCTCGGCGCGTGCGCCATCCATGCCCGGCTCGGCCTGAGCGCCAGCCAGGAGGCGGATACCGACGTCAAACGCGCCATGCTGGCAGGCAGCACCCGGCACTGGCTGGTCGCCGACCATACCAAATTAAACCACTGTGAACCGTATCTGGTCGCCGGGTTATCGGATATTCATCAGCTATTTCTGGACCGCCCCTGGGAAGAACTGGGAGACGCGGGTTCCGTGCAGGTCAACATCGCGAATGCGACATGA
- the icd gene encoding NADP-dependent isocitrate dehydrogenase: MESKVVVPAEGQKITLQNGKLNVPHNPIIPFIEGDGIGVDVTPPMIKVVNAAVEKAYKGERKISWMEIYTGEKSTHVYGQDVWLPAETLDLIREYRVAIKGPLTTPVGGGIRSLNVALRQELDLYVCLRPVRYYQGTPSPVKHPELTDMVIFRENAEDIYAGIEWKADSADAEKVIKFLREEMGVKKIRFPEHCGIGIKPCSEEGTKRLVRAAIEYAIANDRDSVTLVHKGNIMKFTEGAFKDWGYQLAREEFGGELIDGGPWQKIKNPRTGKEIIIKDVIADAFLQQILLRPAEYDVIACMNLNGDYISDALAAQVGGIGIAPGANIGDECALFEATHGTAPKYAGQDKVNPGSVILSAEMMLRHMEWFEAADLIVKGMEGAIAAKTVTYDFERLMDGAKLLKCSEFGDAIIANM, translated from the coding sequence ATGGAAAGCAAAGTAGTTGTTCCGGCGGAAGGCCAAAAAATTACCCTGCAAAACGGCAAACTGAATGTTCCTCACAACCCGATTATTCCGTTCATCGAAGGTGACGGTATCGGTGTTGATGTGACCCCGCCGATGATCAAAGTTGTGAATGCCGCCGTAGAAAAAGCCTACAAAGGCGAGCGTAAAATTTCCTGGATGGAAATTTATACCGGCGAAAAATCTACCCACGTCTACGGCCAGGACGTCTGGCTGCCGGCTGAAACCCTCGACCTGATTCGTGAATACCGCGTTGCCATTAAAGGCCCTCTGACGACGCCCGTCGGCGGCGGTATTCGCTCCCTGAACGTGGCCCTGCGCCAGGAACTGGACCTGTACGTCTGCCTGCGCCCGGTGCGCTACTACCAGGGCACGCCAAGCCCGGTTAAACACCCGGAACTGACCGATATGGTTATCTTCCGTGAAAACGCGGAAGACATTTACGCCGGTATCGAGTGGAAAGCCGACTCTGCGGATGCCGAGAAGGTTATCAAGTTCCTGCGCGAAGAGATGGGCGTGAAGAAAATTCGCTTCCCGGAACACTGCGGCATCGGCATCAAGCCGTGCTCGGAAGAAGGGACCAAGCGTCTGGTGCGCGCGGCTATCGAATACGCCATCGCCAACGATCGCGACTCTGTGACCCTGGTGCACAAAGGCAACATCATGAAGTTCACCGAAGGCGCGTTTAAAGACTGGGGCTACCAGCTGGCGCGCGAAGAGTTCGGCGGCGAGCTGATTGACGGCGGTCCGTGGCAGAAAATCAAAAACCCGCGTACCGGCAAAGAGATCATCATTAAGGATGTCATCGCCGATGCGTTCCTGCAGCAGATCCTGCTGCGTCCGGCAGAGTATGATGTTATCGCCTGTATGAACCTGAACGGCGACTACATCTCCGACGCCCTGGCGGCACAGGTTGGCGGTATCGGTATCGCTCCGGGCGCCAACATCGGCGACGAATGCGCGCTGTTCGAAGCAACCCACGGCACGGCGCCGAAATACGCCGGCCAGGATAAAGTGAACCCGGGCTCCGTTATCCTTTCCGCTGAGATGATGCTGCGTCACATGGAATGGTTCGAAGCTGCAGACCTGATCGTCAAAGGTATGGAAGGCGCAATCGCTGCCAAGACCGTGACCTATGACTTCGAGCGTCTGATGGATGGCGCTAAGCTGCTGAAATGTTCAGAGTTTGGCGACGCGATTATCGCGAACATGTAA
- a CDS encoding helix-turn-helix transcriptional regulator: MNKLMHQTFNWSTSNGEMEDKFSEFDSILSKSLIKVTTVISNPADFWCHLSSHHAGLFSVTDINGSVKQSRRSAKDLARSESDAFHLVYSGLPWLFVNHLGHELPVPAGTLVLIDTRKQYISSLPEGFLNRTVTLPREWLQTWIPEPEKIIELNLCHLSGWGKVIASYIENLSPQYLEKNDFQSSLLLDQLGVMLSFLYNEVVCENASPGHFSHDRHYQRIVDSLQQRHTNILLKAEEIAHEVGMSIRNLHRVMANQGTSYGQVLMNFRAQTALRMLKADKYDELSISEIARRAGFVDTSHFSRVCKKHFGLSPGQIRKNRDSHR; encoded by the coding sequence GTGAATAAACTCATGCATCAGACATTCAACTGGTCTACCAGCAATGGCGAGATGGAGGATAAATTCAGTGAATTTGACAGCATTTTGTCGAAAAGTCTGATCAAGGTAACAACCGTTATCAGTAATCCGGCCGATTTTTGGTGTCATCTTTCTTCCCATCATGCGGGATTATTTTCAGTCACTGACATCAACGGTTCTGTTAAACAGTCCCGGCGTTCTGCCAAAGATTTGGCGCGAAGCGAAAGTGATGCATTTCATTTAGTGTACTCAGGCTTACCATGGTTATTTGTTAATCACCTGGGACATGAACTGCCTGTTCCAGCCGGGACACTTGTCCTGATTGATACCCGAAAACAGTATATATCCTCTTTACCTGAAGGTTTTTTAAACCGTACAGTTACTCTGCCCCGTGAGTGGTTACAGACCTGGATTCCTGAACCAGAGAAAATTATTGAGCTAAATTTGTGTCATCTTTCCGGTTGGGGGAAAGTAATCGCGTCATATATTGAAAACCTCTCCCCACAATATCTTGAAAAGAATGACTTTCAGTCATCTCTGCTCCTTGACCAACTGGGCGTCATGTTATCCTTTCTTTATAATGAAGTCGTTTGCGAAAATGCATCTCCTGGTCATTTCAGCCACGACAGACACTATCAGCGTATCGTAGATAGTCTGCAACAGCGTCATACTAACATTTTATTGAAAGCGGAAGAGATTGCACATGAAGTAGGTATGTCAATAAGGAATTTACATCGTGTTATGGCTAATCAGGGTACAAGCTATGGTCAGGTACTCATGAATTTTCGCGCCCAGACGGCTTTACGAATGCTGAAAGCTGATAAATATGATGAGCTTTCGATTTCAGAGATAGCCAGACGGGCAGGATTTGTCGACACATCCCATTTTTCTCGTGTCTGTAAAAAACATTTTGGCCTGTCGCCGGGGCAGATTCGAAAAAATAGAGATTCTCATCGTTAA
- the ycaC gene encoding isochorismate family cysteine hydrolase YcaC: MSKKYVRLDKHDAAVLLVDHQTGLLSLVRDIDPDKFKNNVLALSDLAKYFGLPTVLTTSFENGPNGPLVPELKEQFPDAPYIARPGNINAWDNEDFVKAVKATGKKQLIIAGVVTEVCVAFPALSAIEEGFDVFVVTDASGTFNPITRDAAWDRMSQAGVQLMSWFGVACELHRDWRNDIEGLGTLFSNHIPDYRNLMTSFNLLHSK, from the coding sequence ATGTCAAAAAAATATGTGAGACTCGATAAACATGATGCCGCCGTTTTGCTGGTTGATCACCAGACAGGCTTGCTCTCTCTGGTCCGTGATATCGATCCGGATAAGTTTAAAAACAACGTTCTCGCTCTGAGCGATCTTGCAAAATATTTCGGGCTACCGACTGTCCTGACAACCAGTTTTGAAAATGGCCCCAATGGACCACTGGTGCCAGAGCTCAAGGAACAATTCCCTGATGCGCCCTATATTGCGCGCCCGGGAAATATCAACGCCTGGGACAATGAGGATTTTGTAAAAGCAGTGAAAGCGACGGGCAAGAAGCAATTGATTATTGCTGGCGTGGTTACCGAAGTTTGCGTAGCCTTCCCGGCGCTTTCCGCTATCGAAGAAGGTTTTGATGTATTTGTTGTCACCGATGCTTCCGGGACCTTTAACCCGATTACGCGTGACGCCGCATGGGATCGAATGTCTCAGGCCGGCGTGCAGCTGATGTCATGGTTTGGCGTTGCCTGCGAGCTCCATCGCGACTGGCGAAATGATATTGAAGGACTGGGAACCCTGTTCTCCAATCACATTCCGGATTACCGAAATCTGATGACCAGTTTTAATCTGCTCCATAGCAAATAA
- the uspF gene encoding universal stress protein UspF: MYNSILVPIDISEGDLTQQVISHVQTHAVMNTTKVHFLTVIPSLPYYSSLGLAYSVEMPKMQEFREEVQAKLDDIVKQFKIPANKIQTHVTTGSPKDQILKLADTMSTDLIIIASHRPDISTYLLGSTAAAVVRHAKCAVLVVR; the protein is encoded by the coding sequence ATGTATAATTCTATTCTTGTACCCATTGATATTTCAGAAGGTGACCTGACTCAGCAGGTGATCTCGCATGTCCAGACTCACGCGGTAATGAATACGACAAAGGTTCATTTTCTTACGGTTATCCCCTCTTTGCCTTACTACTCATCATTAGGTCTGGCGTATTCAGTGGAAATGCCAAAAATGCAGGAGTTTCGCGAGGAAGTGCAGGCAAAACTGGATGACATCGTTAAGCAGTTTAAGATACCCGCGAACAAGATTCAGACCCACGTAACAACGGGGTCGCCAAAAGATCAGATACTCAAGCTTGCCGATACCATGAGCACAGATTTAATCATTATTGCCTCGCATCGCCCTGATATATCGACATACCTTTTGGGCTCGACGGCGGCGGCTGTTGTTCGGCATGCTAAATGTGCGGTACTGGTCGTGCGATAA
- a CDS encoding autotransporter outer membrane beta-barrel domain-containing protein: protein MNLTGKSGAGFLAQSGGVINLVDSSVTAAGDGTVGLQATGTGSDITSTGTTIVHTAGNNAYGLQAVSGGTIHTGTTTTVSTDGAGATGIYASGAGSMINLTAATAVTTTGDGAHGMQQDGAARINSNGGRITTSGAGSHGFTATGGATRVFDGTANNILPTITVTGAGSAMLDANGAGSQITLNNQPLDIRGAAAPNTWGAKSEAGGLVTFNGGSTGGTGLWATGTGSRIVLSGANAAGSRVHLDNGAVLTTDAAGSTLGSLEGDASSAIGASSAASALTLGANNLTNNGSLLDEAQFAGALNNIGLLTKVGSLTQILSGSNTTVERVNVAGGTLRFAQAGAFTTTGAYTTQAGATTDVGLANSTLNVGSVFTQAVDSTLKITLGTLPVVLADTANLGGRLLVNGFADSLEPVKASDVTNTTYTVIHTTNGITGDFTNNPLGDTGIDYLLRDGYVSADGKDYNVGFRMAWTDGMQAKGTGTFTVADGTGFNVDTVLADRQGPFASGWDGKSLTKAGNGKLVLSAVNTYTGKTTINGGTLRTDVADSIASSSDVIVNGGVFDLNGNNQKFRRFAGTGGEVHLNGAMLTVDNAATTDSTTFAGDIVDGEKPGSITKTGDGTLTLSGKTGWTGDTYIDGGELVLDGTRGGAQLVSNIIAKDNTTLSLRNGASLTGWIDPTDVNIDKSSLWNMTADSLVNDVNLAGTISFVAPSSSSIPAGQTLTATNWNGQNGTVVMNAVLHDDTSASDNIVVNGNTRGNTFIKVNHAGGHGAQTVEGIRLVKVNGLSDGTFTKSGRIVAGTYDYDIVKKGSDWYLASHYTVRPESASYTANLAAANTMFTTQLHDRLGETQYIDALTGEKKATSMWLRQVGGHNSWKDSSGQLDTQSNRYVTQLGGDVAQWSPDGLQRWHLGVMAGYGNNHSNSNSSVTGYRAEGTVSGYSAGLYATWFQNDETKQGVYLDSWAQYGWFNNEVKGQDVQAETYKSSGMTASLELGYTHKLGEFAGSKGSLNTWYIQPQAQAIWMGVQADDHREQNGTRVSGDGEGNLQTRLGIRTYLNGHSKMDEGKDRTFQPFVEVNWIHNTQDFGTRMDGVSFYQAGARNIGEVKTGIEGQLSPRLNLWGNVGVQVGDKGYSDTSAMIGAKYSF from the coding sequence GTGAATCTTACAGGCAAAAGCGGCGCGGGTTTTCTGGCCCAGAGCGGCGGGGTTATCAACCTCGTTGATTCCAGTGTGACGGCAGCGGGCGATGGCACGGTTGGCCTGCAGGCAACGGGTACCGGGAGCGATATTACCAGCACCGGAACGACTATCGTTCACACGGCAGGAAACAATGCGTATGGCCTGCAGGCCGTTAGCGGCGGAACAATTCATACGGGGACGACCACGACCGTCAGCACCGACGGCGCTGGCGCTACCGGCATCTACGCCAGCGGCGCGGGCTCGATGATTAACCTGACCGCAGCGACCGCTGTGACAACCACCGGCGATGGCGCGCACGGTATGCAGCAGGACGGCGCCGCGCGCATAAACAGCAATGGCGGCCGTATTACGACATCGGGGGCGGGTTCCCATGGCTTTACGGCAACCGGAGGCGCTACCCGGGTTTTTGATGGCACGGCGAACAATATCCTGCCGACGATAACCGTGACAGGCGCAGGGTCAGCAATGCTGGATGCCAATGGCGCCGGCAGCCAAATTACGCTCAATAACCAGCCGCTTGATATCCGTGGCGCGGCCGCGCCGAACACCTGGGGCGCCAAATCGGAAGCCGGCGGGCTGGTGACCTTCAACGGCGGCAGCACCGGCGGAACCGGGCTCTGGGCAACGGGAACGGGCAGCCGTATTGTCCTGTCCGGCGCCAATGCCGCAGGATCGCGCGTTCATCTCGATAATGGCGCCGTCCTCACCACGGATGCCGCAGGCTCAACGCTGGGTTCTCTTGAGGGCGATGCCTCCAGCGCGATCGGCGCCAGCAGCGCCGCAAGCGCCCTCACCCTGGGAGCAAATAACCTGACGAACAACGGCAGCCTCCTGGATGAAGCCCAATTTGCCGGCGCGCTGAATAACATCGGACTACTCACCAAGGTCGGGTCGCTGACGCAAATTCTGAGCGGCAGCAATACCACGGTGGAACGCGTCAATGTTGCCGGGGGTACGCTGCGATTTGCGCAAGCGGGCGCATTCACCACCACCGGCGCCTATACGACGCAGGCCGGAGCGACAACGGATGTCGGTCTGGCGAATTCGACGCTGAATGTCGGGAGCGTGTTCACTCAGGCGGTAGACTCTACGCTAAAAATTACCCTCGGCACATTGCCTGTTGTCCTCGCGGATACGGCCAACCTCGGGGGGCGCCTCCTCGTCAATGGTTTCGCCGACAGCCTGGAGCCGGTCAAGGCGAGCGACGTCACGAACACGACCTATACGGTCATCCATACCACTAATGGCATTACCGGGGATTTCACCAATAACCCGCTGGGCGATACGGGCATTGATTACCTGCTGCGCGATGGCTATGTGTCAGCGGATGGTAAGGATTATAACGTTGGCTTTCGCATGGCATGGACTGACGGAATGCAGGCGAAAGGCACAGGGACCTTCACGGTTGCCGATGGAACCGGCTTCAATGTTGATACCGTTCTGGCCGATCGGCAGGGTCCCTTCGCCAGCGGGTGGGATGGCAAAAGCCTGACCAAAGCCGGTAATGGTAAACTGGTGTTATCGGCGGTGAATACCTATACCGGTAAGACCACGATCAATGGCGGCACATTACGCACCGACGTGGCGGACAGTATCGCCAGTAGCAGCGATGTGATCGTTAATGGCGGCGTGTTCGACCTGAACGGCAACAACCAGAAGTTCCGTCGGTTTGCTGGAACGGGTGGCGAAGTTCACCTGAACGGCGCCATGCTGACGGTGGACAATGCCGCGACTACCGATAGCACCACGTTTGCCGGCGACATTGTCGATGGAGAAAAGCCGGGAAGCATCACCAAAACCGGCGACGGAACGCTGACCCTGAGCGGTAAAACCGGCTGGACCGGGGATACCTACATTGACGGCGGCGAACTGGTGCTGGATGGCACCAGAGGCGGCGCTCAGTTGGTCAGTAACATCATTGCAAAAGACAATACCACCCTGTCACTGCGCAATGGCGCCAGCCTCACCGGTTGGATCGATCCCACCGATGTGAATATTGATAAATCCAGTCTGTGGAATATGACGGCTGACTCACTGGTTAATGATGTTAACCTCGCCGGTACGATTAGCTTTGTCGCCCCGTCGTCCTCATCAATACCGGCGGGACAGACGCTGACGGCCACAAACTGGAACGGGCAGAACGGCACCGTGGTCATGAATGCGGTGCTGCATGACGATACCTCCGCCAGCGATAACATCGTGGTTAACGGCAATACCCGCGGCAATACCTTTATTAAGGTGAATCATGCGGGTGGTCATGGCGCCCAGACCGTTGAGGGAATTCGTCTGGTGAAAGTGAATGGACTTTCTGATGGCACCTTCACCAAATCGGGGCGTATTGTCGCCGGTACTTATGATTACGACATTGTGAAAAAAGGGAGCGACTGGTATTTAGCCAGCCACTATACCGTACGTCCGGAATCCGCCAGCTATACCGCGAACCTGGCTGCGGCGAACACCATGTTCACCACCCAACTGCATGACCGCCTTGGCGAAACGCAGTATATCGATGCGCTGACGGGTGAGAAGAAAGCGACCAGCATGTGGCTGCGTCAGGTCGGTGGGCATAATAGCTGGAAGGACAGCAGCGGCCAGCTCGACACACAAAGCAACCGCTATGTCACGCAGCTGGGCGGCGATGTTGCGCAATGGAGCCCCGATGGGCTGCAGCGCTGGCACCTCGGCGTGATGGCGGGTTATGGTAATAACCACAGTAACTCAAACTCCAGCGTTACCGGCTACCGTGCCGAGGGTACCGTCAGCGGATACAGCGCAGGGCTTTATGCAACCTGGTTCCAAAATGATGAAACAAAACAGGGTGTATATCTGGATAGCTGGGCGCAGTATGGCTGGTTTAACAATGAGGTGAAAGGACAAGATGTCCAGGCCGAGACGTATAAATCGAGCGGGATGACGGCATCACTGGAGCTGGGTTATACGCACAAGCTGGGGGAATTCGCCGGGAGCAAAGGTTCGCTCAATACGTGGTATATCCAGCCTCAGGCTCAGGCTATCTGGATGGGCGTTCAGGCTGACGATCACCGCGAGCAAAACGGAACCCGAGTGAGCGGTGACGGTGAAGGCAATCTGCAGACGCGTCTGGGCATCCGCACTTACCTCAATGGGCACAGTAAGATGGATGAGGGTAAGGACCGTACTTTCCAGCCGTTTGTAGAAGTGAATTGGATCCACAACACTCAGGATTTCGGAACGCGTATGGATGGGGTAAGTTTCTACCAGGCGGGAGCACGAAATATCGGTGAAGTAAAAACAGGTATTGAAGGCCAGTTGAGCCCACGTCTGAATTTGTGGGGTAATGTTGGCGTCCAGGTGGGGGATAAAGGATACAGCGACACCTCCGCCATGATTGGCGCAAAATACAGCTTCTGA